The DNA sequence GCAACAGGTGCGGGTGGGAATCGAAAACTGTCCGATGTCGTTTACAAAAGACGAATGGCCCGGCGGTAAGAACCTGGCCTGCACGCCGGCGATCTGGAAGCGGATGTATGCTGACATCCCCAGCGAGTACTTCGGGTTAAATTATGATCCCTCGCATCTGGTCTGGATGCACATGGATTATCTCGCACCCATTCGCGATTTCGCCGACCGTATCTTTCATGTGCATGCCAAGGATGTACGCGTGGATCAGCACCGCCTGGATCAGGTCGGTATTCTGGCACATCCTCTGGAATATCATACTCCCAAGCTACCAGGGCTGGGGCAGGTTGAGTGGGGCAGCTTCTTTTCCCAACTGAACGAGATTGGTTATCGGGGGCCCGTGTGTGTCGAAGTTGAAGATCGAGCCTACGAGCACTCAACCGAGGCTTGCCTGGCTGCTTTGCGTCAGTGCCATACCTATTTGCGAAACTTCATTCCCGTTGGAAGGTGATTCTCATGGACGAACAGTACCAGAAGATTGCCAAAATGATCGACCACTCACTGTTGAGTCCGATTCTAACCATCCCCGAGCTGGAAGCAGGCTGTCAGCTGGCGCTGGCATATGATGTTGCCAGTGTGTGTATCATGCCCTGCTATCTCAAACGCTGTGCTGAGATTCTGGAGCATTCGACTGTCGAACCGAGCACGACGGTTGGATTTCCACATGGCGGTCATACGATGCTGGTCAAGCTGCGTGAAGCAGAACAGGCATTGGAAGATGGGTGTACTGAGCTGGATGTGGTTGTGAATCTGTCGCGTGTACTCAGTGAAGACTGGAAGTACGTGGAGACGGAGATTGGTCTCTTGACGCGCACTGCGCATCAGGCAGGGCAGAAAATCAAAGTGATCTTTGAAAACTGTTACCTCGCAGATAAGCACAAAATCGAACTGTGTCGCATCTGCAGTGCTGTCAATGTGGACTGGGTTAAGACTTCAACCGGATATGGTACCGGCGGCGCGACGATAGAAGATTTAAAACTGATGCGGGAGCATACGCCGCGTCAGGTCCAGGTGAAGGCTGCCGGCGGAATCCGCACGCTGGATAAACTGCTCGAAGTTCGCGACCTGGGAGTCAGTCGCGTCGGAGCCAGCGCCACCCGCGACATCCTGGATACCTGCCGCGAGCGGTTGAAACTCCCTGCGATTGATTTTTAAGGGTAGGGGACTTACGCCTGTCTGGTCAGCGCATGTCCTGTTTCGCCTGTTTATCGAGTTCTGCTTCTGCGGCGGGATCAATTTCAACAGAGGTGTCGTATTCCCCTTCAACCATTGGTTTTTCTTCGCCACATCCACTCAGTAACGGAGCCATACTACAAAACAGAATAAAAGATAACAGAATCCTGATCATGATGTTTCTTCTTTCATTAAAATGGAAATCTGTTGACAGCGGTGTCACACAGGCTCGAACTGAATGAGTATCCTGCAGCAGACAGAATCTCATTCATTCGAGAGCTAATGAACCATCGCCATCGGAGATGACGTTCCCAATGGCGATGGCTACTGCTGGATGTTTAACTAAGCGAACTCAGGTTTACCATTCGCCCAGTACATTGCCGTCCTGAGGATGCCCCAGGTCTCTCCAGAGCTGGTTATCAATACTGTCAGAACCAAATCTGACTGCCCCGTCGGCCATGAGTACATGAACACCACCCGTGTGTTTACTTCGAGCTGCCAAAAGTGCAGCAGTTGTGCTGGAACCACCGCCGCAGTCCGGTGTGGAACTGTTAGGTCCATACACGGTTCCATAATAATGGGATTCATAAACCTGAGCCCACATCCAGGAAAATCCCTGTTGTGCCCCACCGGTATAACTGGTGCAGGCTGTCGGGCAGACGCCACCGGAAGGTTGCTCAGAGCATAACCGTGCACTGGCAAACGTTTCCGAGACCATCATGGTGTTGGAAGTACCATCTTCAAGGTCGCGAATTCTCATGTTGCTGTTCTGGGCAAAAACAGAGCCATATCGATTTGAAGTTGATGAGGCTCCCGTTCCTCGGCAGGCCATGTAGTTTGTCGGACCATAGGTGGAGGAAGGTTGCCGCGAAGAGTCACTGGGGCAACGAACTACGGGTAGTTTTTCTCTGCGAAGGCTGTTATTGGGGGCGGCACTCACACCGTGTTCCATTTCCCAGTTGATCTTGTTGTAGAGTGGCGCCTGGTCCAGGAAGGGCAGGATACGGGGAATCCAGCCCAACTGACTGGTCGTCCATGATTGGACGCCGGATCCGTAAGTTCTCCGGACGTCACCTGGAGGGAAGGTCCGGAAGTTATCATGGTAATTGTGGAGTGCCAGACCAATCTGTTTGAGATTGTTCTTACACTGCGAGCGACGGGCGGCTTCACGAGCCTGTTGAACTGCCGGCAAAAGTAGCGCGATTAAGATAGCGATGATAGCAATCACCACCAGCAGTTCAATGAGAGTGAAACCTCGTTTTCTGTTGAGCAACATTTTCCTCATGACTTGAATCTCCTAAAATAAAAGATGATTATGACATCGGCGTAGTTCCTGCTACACGAGTATGTGAAGAAACACGGCAATCAGCGTGACGCTCTGCTGTGATTGAATCTTAAACGATCTGAATATTGATTTAATTTACCGCTTCAAATTCAGGCGAAGCGATGTTGCATGTGAATACTGTGAAAGACGGGAGACTTAAGGAATTCGTCGTGGAGATTCCGACAAATTCCCCACTAAGCCCATTATTTTACTATAACGAATCAGTTCACTATTGCCAGATGATTTTCAAAAAATAGAAAAGTGCACAAGCCTGTTTCTAAATTTAAAATAGCAGTGAAAAGGGTAATCAATCAATCCACACAACGGAATTGTGAACACTCAAGAAAAGCTGGTTCATAGTTGTGAGTTATCGGGTGAACTATATTTGAATTTACAGGGATTTCTGCCTCTGAAGCCTGCACCAGGAGGGAGTGGGCAGATCTTAATGATTGAAATTGCGCAACAACTTACAGTCTGCAGAATCTCTCTGAAATGCAGATGATGAGAGCTGTTTTGGCCTGAACTTACAACCTGCCAGACTGAAGTGATCCCAACAGTGATGCAGTTATGTGTCTTTGTTTGCTTCATTGACGGCTTCAGCTTCTGAAGCAGGGTCCAATTCTTCCACCGGATCTGCATCGGTTGCTGGAGTCATCGGTTCATCGCTGCCACAACCAAAGTGGAACGGAGTGAAACTGAGCATGAATAGCAGGGCATAGAGCGCGCGTGGCATGGTATCAATTCTTCCTTTCAAAAATTAACATTTAACAGGGGAAGGCCATGTTGAAAAAGTTGAGCAGAATCGGAAACGATTCCATTGAGTCGGCTGATTCTATAAAACCTCGTCACCAGAATCCGGTGACGAGGTTGTTGTGAACTGAATCAACTCAGAGAGCCTTACCACTCACCGATGACGTTGCCGTCCTGGTGATTACCGAGCTGTCGCCAGGTATTCAGGTCGATGTTAGAAGAGGCAAAGCGAACAGAACCATCGGCAAGCAGTACATGCACGCCGCCGGTATGTTTACTTCGCGCGGAGACTGTCGCCGTCGTCGAGCCACTGCCCGCACCACAGTCGGGTGTTTGAGGGTTCGGCGTGTAAGTCGTACTGTAGTAGTGTGAATGATACTGCTGAGCCCACATCCAGGAATAACCCTGTTGGGCACCTGAGGTGTTACCACCATAGACAGTGGCGCAGACGGTATTACAGGTACCATTGCTGGCAGGCAATTCACTACACATGGGGGCGCTGGCAAACGTTTCCGAGACCATCATGGTGTTTGAGGTTCCATCTTCGATGTCACGAATTCTGACCTTGCTGTTCATGCTGAAAATGGAGTTGGAAGAGTTATTACCCGCAGTCCGGGATTGTCCCCGACACGCCATGTAGTTGGTGGGGCCATAAGTGCTTGAGGGCTGACGGGAAGAATCGCTGGGACAGCGGACAACCGTCAGTTTTTCCCGGCGGAGACTGTTGTTAGGAGCTGCACTCACTCCGTGTTCCATTTCCCAGTTGATCTGATTGTAGAGCGGAGCCTGGTCCAGGAAGGGCAGGATGCGGGGGATCCAGCCTAACTGACTTGTAACCCAGGACTGAACTCCCGATCCATAGGTTCGACGAACATCACCCGGCGGAAAAGTCCGGAAGTTGTCGTGATAATTGTGCAGCGCCAGGCCAATCTGTTTCAGATTGTTTTTACACTGCGAGCGACGGGCGGCTTCACGAGCCTGTTGAACTGCCGGCAACAATAAAGCAATTAAGATAGCGATGATAGCAATCACTACCAGCAATTCGATGAGAGTGAAACCTCGTTTCCTTTTGAGCAACACACTTTTCATTACTTGAACTCCTACTCCTGAAAAAAGAAATGATTAGGACATCTACGATTCCTTAAACAAAAAATTTGTAATGTCAAGGATAAACAGGTGAGCTGAACCCCACCGTCATCTTTGATTAAAATGTCTGGAGTTTGGGTGAAATCAGACTTGTAAAATGAATAGTAAGCCTGAAGTTCGTGAATACTGATTGAGAAGGGCGGGGATGAGATCCCCTGAATATCTTCGAAAATTAACACGATATTCTTAAATGAATCGACGCTTCAATATAACCAATCGAACTGGAAAATCCAAAAAGTATTCAGGAAAAATGCAGAAAAAAGAAGATCTCAAATTCTTCCAGAGCAAGCGTTTAGGTGTACGATGTGCTTCCTGACACTCGAAGCCCTTTGCAAAGTAGTATGAAATGAAAGAGGGCGGTTCAGGCGGAGAGTGAAACAGACGAATCAGACATTCATAGACAATATCTGATTCGTCTGAAAGTGAATTCAGCAATTGCTTTAAGTTTTAATTAT is a window from the Gimesia benthica genome containing:
- a CDS encoding sugar phosphate isomerase/epimerase family protein, with the protein product MQLGFVTAILPDYDLKQVFQAASEIGYDCVEVMCWPEGKDARRYAGITHISAEAFTESDVTTVRQLADEYDISVSALGYYPNPLTPDLEEAGKYTEHIQKVISASRMLEINRMNTFIGRDWTKSVDDNWPRFLETWPDIIQFAEQQQVRVGIENCPMSFTKDEWPGGKNLACTPAIWKRMYADIPSEYFGLNYDPSHLVWMHMDYLAPIRDFADRIFHVHAKDVRVDQHRLDQVGILAHPLEYHTPKLPGLGQVEWGSFFSQLNEIGYRGPVCVEVEDRAYEHSTEACLAALRQCHTYLRNFIPVGR
- the deoC gene encoding deoxyribose-phosphate aldolase; protein product: MDEQYQKIAKMIDHSLLSPILTIPELEAGCQLALAYDVASVCIMPCYLKRCAEILEHSTVEPSTTVGFPHGGHTMLVKLREAEQALEDGCTELDVVVNLSRVLSEDWKYVETEIGLLTRTAHQAGQKIKVIFENCYLADKHKIELCRICSAVNVDWVKTSTGYGTGGATIEDLKLMREHTPRQVQVKAAGGIRTLDKLLEVRDLGVSRVGASATRDILDTCRERLKLPAIDF
- a CDS encoding DUF1559 family PulG-like putative transporter, with translation MRKMLLNRKRGFTLIELLVVIAIIAILIALLLPAVQQAREAARRSQCKNNLKQIGLALHNYHDNFRTFPPGDVRRTYGSGVQSWTTSQLGWIPRILPFLDQAPLYNKINWEMEHGVSAAPNNSLRREKLPVVRCPSDSSRQPSSTYGPTNYMACRGTGASSTSNRYGSVFAQNSNMRIRDLEDGTSNTMMVSETFASARLCSEQPSGGVCPTACTSYTGGAQQGFSWMWAQVYESHYYGTVYGPNSSTPDCGGGSSTTAALLAARSKHTGGVHVLMADGAVRFGSDSIDNQLWRDLGHPQDGNVLGEW
- a CDS encoding DUF1559 family PulG-like putative transporter, with amino-acid sequence MKSVLLKRKRGFTLIELLVVIAIIAILIALLLPAVQQAREAARRSQCKNNLKQIGLALHNYHDNFRTFPPGDVRRTYGSGVQSWVTSQLGWIPRILPFLDQAPLYNQINWEMEHGVSAAPNNSLRREKLTVVRCPSDSSRQPSSTYGPTNYMACRGQSRTAGNNSSNSIFSMNSKVRIRDIEDGTSNTMMVSETFASAPMCSELPASNGTCNTVCATVYGGNTSGAQQGYSWMWAQQYHSHYYSTTYTPNPQTPDCGAGSGSTTATVSARSKHTGGVHVLLADGSVRFASSNIDLNTWRQLGNHQDGNVIGEW